One window of the Pseudarthrobacter sp. ATCC 49987 genome contains the following:
- the fliG gene encoding flagellar motor switch protein FliG has product MKLADSTLTGTQRVAVVLMQMSPANAAKVMAQFNDAEAEDIAAEIVRLRKVDPEVAEQIMKDFHEAAMSSPRQARGGRELAEGLLEASFGSEKAAGLLNRLTVNMAGKSFEFLEDIEPVQILALIDGELPQTIALVLAHLSPRKASAVMSGLPGSLRADVALSIATMGSGAPEAIGIVADTLKLRGGAAVSQQASKVVGGIQPLLEIINRTDAGTERSVLDGLDLLDPDLAVEIRAQMVTFEDIVKLERRDVQLVLRGLDASVLAVAMKGASEPVLETITTNVSGRNLEILESEIAALGPLRASQIEEARAAVVRSIRELEADGQITIQRGDEEDYVY; this is encoded by the coding sequence ATGAAACTCGCGGATTCGACCCTGACCGGCACCCAGCGGGTCGCCGTCGTCCTCATGCAGATGAGCCCGGCCAACGCCGCGAAGGTGATGGCTCAGTTCAACGACGCCGAGGCCGAGGACATCGCCGCCGAGATCGTCCGGCTCCGGAAAGTGGATCCCGAGGTCGCCGAGCAGATCATGAAGGACTTCCACGAAGCCGCAATGTCCAGTCCCCGGCAGGCCCGGGGCGGCCGTGAACTGGCCGAGGGCCTCCTGGAAGCGTCCTTCGGGTCGGAGAAGGCCGCCGGCCTGCTCAACCGGCTCACGGTCAACATGGCCGGCAAGTCCTTTGAATTCCTGGAAGACATAGAACCGGTCCAGATCCTCGCCCTGATCGACGGCGAACTGCCGCAGACCATCGCCCTGGTCCTGGCGCACCTCAGCCCGCGCAAGGCCTCCGCCGTGATGTCCGGCCTGCCCGGCTCGTTGCGGGCCGACGTCGCCCTCAGCATCGCGACGATGGGTTCCGGCGCGCCGGAGGCCATCGGCATTGTGGCCGACACCCTCAAACTTCGCGGCGGCGCAGCCGTCTCGCAGCAGGCCTCCAAGGTGGTGGGCGGCATCCAGCCGCTGCTGGAAATCATCAACCGGACCGACGCCGGCACCGAACGCTCCGTGCTGGACGGACTGGACCTGCTGGATCCGGACCTCGCCGTGGAAATCCGCGCCCAGATGGTGACGTTCGAGGACATCGTGAAGCTGGAACGCCGCGACGTGCAGCTGGTCCTGCGCGGCCTCGATGCCTCCGTGCTGGCCGTGGCCATGAAGGGAGCCTCGGAGCCCGTCCTGGAGACCATCACCACCAACGTGTCCGGCCGCAACCTGGAAATCCTCGAATCCGAGATCGCCGCCCTCGGTCCGCTGCGCGCCTCCCAGATCGAGGAAGCCCGTGCCGCCGTGGTCCGGTCCATCCGCGAACTTGAAGCCGACGGCCAGATCACGATCCAGCGCGGGGACGAAGAAGACTATGTCTACTGA
- the fliF gene encoding flagellar basal-body MS-ring/collar protein FliF produces the protein MPPQITGFFQRFGSGLKGFTTGQRTVAVIGAALLVVGIIALSAWLSKPTMTPLFSGLKDTDANGIVEQLRKDNVPYELSDGGSTILVPEAKVYDERLKAAAAGLPTAAATGYSLLDKMGVTSSEFQQSVTYKRALEGELASTISAMDGVKTAAVRLAIPEKTVFVSKTPDTTASVFVETAPGSTLSGDKVQAIVHLTSAAIENLKPANVSVVDSQGNVLSAVGAGAAGSASKQATDYQQRTSDAVRAVMDRVVGPGNSTVAVAADVTGESAQQKSETFSNAQGALPLSESSKTEKYTGTGGGAAGVLGPDNIAVPGGTSGNGSFDSSTETKNNAVNKVTEDRVIPAGAVKRQTISVAVDQAAAGGLNLASLTSLVTAAAGVDAARGDVVTVEVVPFSTAAADQAAASLDAAKADLEAQKQSAFFGTLITAGSILLGLLILALVIALVLRRRQKREPVDLGERLDLEMMPVMPTVTALPPAPATSAIPLTALPPMVPPPAQVEAERRRFEIENMVAANPEKAADYLRGLMDDRQPV, from the coding sequence ATGCCACCGCAGATCACCGGCTTCTTCCAGCGCTTTGGATCAGGCCTCAAAGGATTCACCACCGGCCAGCGCACTGTCGCCGTGATCGGTGCGGCCCTGCTGGTGGTCGGCATCATCGCCCTGTCCGCCTGGCTCTCCAAGCCCACCATGACGCCGTTGTTCTCCGGCCTCAAGGACACCGACGCCAACGGCATCGTGGAGCAGCTGCGCAAGGACAACGTCCCCTACGAACTCAGCGACGGCGGCTCCACCATCCTGGTGCCGGAGGCCAAGGTATACGACGAGCGACTCAAGGCCGCCGCCGCGGGGCTCCCGACGGCCGCCGCCACCGGCTACTCGCTGCTGGACAAGATGGGTGTCACGTCCTCCGAGTTCCAGCAGTCCGTCACCTACAAGCGGGCCCTCGAAGGCGAGCTGGCGAGCACCATTTCCGCCATGGACGGCGTGAAGACCGCCGCCGTCCGCCTCGCGATTCCGGAAAAGACCGTCTTCGTCTCCAAGACCCCGGACACCACGGCCTCCGTCTTCGTGGAAACCGCCCCTGGCTCCACACTCTCCGGTGACAAGGTCCAGGCGATCGTCCACCTCACCTCCGCCGCCATCGAAAACCTCAAGCCGGCCAACGTCTCCGTCGTCGACTCCCAGGGCAACGTTCTCTCCGCCGTCGGCGCCGGTGCGGCGGGATCGGCGTCCAAGCAGGCAACCGACTACCAGCAGCGAACCTCCGACGCCGTCAGGGCCGTCATGGACCGCGTGGTGGGCCCCGGAAACTCCACCGTGGCCGTGGCCGCGGACGTCACGGGCGAATCCGCCCAGCAGAAAAGCGAAACTTTTTCCAACGCCCAGGGCGCCCTGCCCCTCAGCGAATCCTCCAAAACCGAGAAGTACACCGGCACCGGGGGAGGCGCCGCGGGCGTCCTCGGCCCGGACAACATTGCGGTTCCCGGCGGCACCAGCGGGAACGGCAGCTTCGATTCCTCCACCGAAACCAAAAACAACGCCGTCAACAAAGTCACTGAGGACCGCGTGATCCCGGCGGGCGCCGTCAAGCGGCAGACCATTTCCGTCGCCGTCGACCAGGCCGCAGCCGGCGGACTCAACCTGGCCTCACTGACCTCGCTTGTCACCGCCGCCGCCGGCGTCGACGCTGCCCGCGGCGACGTCGTGACCGTCGAAGTGGTGCCGTTCAGCACCGCGGCCGCGGACCAGGCCGCCGCGTCCCTCGATGCGGCCAAGGCAGATCTTGAAGCGCAGAAGCAGTCCGCGTTCTTCGGAACGCTGATCACGGCGGGCAGCATCCTGCTGGGCCTGCTGATTCTGGCCCTCGTCATCGCGCTGGTGCTGCGCCGCCGGCAGAAACGCGAACCGGTGGATCTCGGCGAACGCCTCGACCTGGAGATGATGCCGGTCATGCCGACCGTCACGGCGCTGCCCCCGGCACCCGCGACGTCGGCCATCCCGCTCACGGCCCTGCCGCCGATGGTGCCGCCGCCCGCCCAGGTGGAGGCTGAGCGCCGCCGCTTCGAGATCGAGAACATGGTTGCCGCCAACCCGGAGAAAGCGGCCGACTACCTGCGCGGCCTCATGGATGACAGGCAGCCGGTATGA
- the fliE gene encoding flagellar hook-basal body complex protein FliE, which yields MPVSPIAPVQGVMPTDYISGAGAATGTDGSAFGASLTGAVDNLQQLQSTSKELAVSAVTGNLDDIHNATIAASRAQITLELVATVRNKGVDAFNEIMRMQA from the coding sequence ATGCCTGTTTCCCCCATCGCCCCCGTCCAGGGCGTTATGCCCACGGACTACATTTCCGGCGCCGGCGCGGCCACCGGCACTGACGGCTCCGCCTTCGGCGCCTCGCTCACCGGTGCGGTGGACAACCTCCAGCAGCTGCAGTCGACGTCGAAAGAGCTCGCCGTCTCTGCCGTCACCGGCAACCTGGATGACATCCACAACGCCACCATCGCGGCCAGCCGCGCCCAGATCACCCTCGAGCTTGTGGCCACCGTCCGCAACAAGGGCGTTGACGCGTTCAACGAGATCATGAGGATGCAGGCCTAA
- a CDS encoding flagellar basal body rod protein FlgC, protein MTFDAIGIAGSALTVHRKWLDAVSDNLANMNNASSTNGPAFQARYVEAAEGSEGTGVYVKSTQLGSGEGRIVYQPDHPLADADGNVKYPDIDMAEQMGALIIAQRGYQANAQVVDRARETYLAALEIGRS, encoded by the coding sequence ATGACCTTTGACGCAATCGGCATCGCCGGCTCAGCCCTGACGGTGCACCGCAAATGGCTCGACGCTGTCTCGGACAACCTTGCCAACATGAACAACGCCTCCAGCACCAACGGACCTGCCTTCCAGGCCAGGTACGTGGAGGCCGCCGAAGGTTCCGAGGGAACCGGCGTTTACGTCAAGAGCACCCAGCTGGGCAGCGGCGAAGGCCGCATCGTCTACCAGCCGGACCACCCCCTGGCTGACGCCGACGGCAACGTGAAGTACCCGGACATCGACATGGCCGAACAGATGGGCGCCCTCATCATCGCCCAGCGCGGCTACCAGGCAAACGCGCAGGTTGTGGACCGCGCCCGTGAGACCTACCTGGCCGCCCTTGAGATTGGAAGATCCTGA
- a CDS encoding flagellar basal body rod protein FlgB — MLESVTSAALASAMDGLALRQRAIANNIANVNTPNYHAKRVSFEAALADSVKSGEGTVGATTGTSLEPTQLNGNNVNLDTETLSNIDTVLRFQFAARAIGGEFNAVRAAMRTN, encoded by the coding sequence GTGCTCGAATCCGTGACTTCCGCCGCCCTGGCCAGCGCCATGGACGGCCTGGCGCTGCGCCAGCGCGCCATCGCGAACAACATCGCGAACGTCAACACGCCGAACTACCACGCGAAGCGCGTCAGTTTCGAGGCGGCCCTCGCCGACTCCGTAAAGTCCGGTGAAGGCACGGTTGGCGCCACGACGGGCACCTCGCTCGAGCCCACCCAGTTGAACGGCAACAACGTCAACCTGGATACCGAAACCCTCTCCAACATCGACACCGTGCTGCGTTTCCAGTTCGCCGCCCGTGCCATCGGCGGGGAATTCAACGCTGTGCGCGCCGCGATGAGGACCAACTGA
- a CDS encoding flagellar export chaperone FliS — MTLTSFGSGYGNAGQRNQYLADSVLSAPPARLLTMLYDRLLLDLGRAETAQQTANWPVATENLLHGQAIIAELISSLKTDAWDGADGLLGLYNYVSTALVNANIQRDPALTREAIELLEPLRQAWHDAAAAVPAPAPADAASFGAAATGFPASSAWNTQPGTGGGSLGFG; from the coding sequence ATGACCTTGACCTCCTTCGGCAGCGGCTACGGGAATGCCGGCCAGCGCAACCAGTACCTGGCGGATTCGGTGCTCTCGGCTCCGCCGGCACGGCTGCTCACCATGCTCTACGACCGGTTGCTGCTCGACCTTGGCCGTGCGGAGACAGCCCAGCAAACGGCGAATTGGCCCGTCGCCACTGAGAACCTCCTGCACGGCCAAGCCATCATCGCCGAACTCATCTCCTCGCTCAAAACGGACGCCTGGGATGGCGCCGACGGCCTCCTTGGCCTGTACAACTACGTTTCCACGGCCCTGGTCAACGCGAACATCCAGCGCGATCCGGCGCTGACCCGGGAAGCAATCGAACTGTTGGAACCGCTGCGCCAGGCCTGGCACGACGCCGCCGCTGCGGTTCCCGCCCCGGCCCCGGCAGATGCCGCCTCTTTCGGGGCCGCCGCCACGGGCTTCCCCGCATCCAGCGCCTGGAACACCCAGCCCGGAACAGGTGGCGGGAGTCTAGGTTTTGGGTAA
- the fliD gene encoding flagellar filament capping protein FliD: MGLSIDGLSSGLDTTSLINSLMAVEAVPQNLVKNKAAAVLTRISALQGLNTAVADLASKAGKLADPKGLELYSASSSSAKVTSTVSAGAKPGAVDFTVSQLAQTQVSVSKNLAVWPYTTMTVTGEGGQAITVTPLTSSLDDVVSAVNLSGAGIVASKVSVGGGEYRLQFASSMTGVAGGFTIADPDGTAGLTKVQSAQDAQIKLWAGIPGVETTLSSSTDTFADVLSGVSISVSEVSATTTRVTVARDNAQISKAASDLVGSVNGVFAQISTKTAVVVSTNAAGAPITSGGIFTGDSTIRQVNAAILSAASQPVDGKSPAEFGISLTKTGTMEFDATKFGDALAKDPAGTMAAVATIAGRVADAAKQASDPTAGLLSTKIKGQQSAAKDFTEQIADWDDRLEMRRTTLQRTYSALEVALSGMKAQSSWLSSQLAGLSGSSSS, from the coding sequence GTGGGACTTTCTATCGACGGACTTTCCAGCGGTTTGGACACCACGTCACTGATCAACTCGCTCATGGCCGTGGAGGCTGTGCCGCAAAACCTCGTCAAGAACAAGGCCGCGGCCGTGTTGACCCGCATCTCGGCCCTACAGGGACTCAATACCGCAGTCGCTGACCTCGCTAGCAAGGCGGGCAAGCTCGCCGACCCCAAGGGCCTGGAGCTCTACTCGGCGTCGAGCAGCTCCGCCAAGGTCACCAGCACGGTCAGTGCCGGGGCGAAGCCCGGAGCCGTGGATTTCACCGTCTCCCAGCTGGCCCAGACGCAGGTCTCCGTCAGCAAGAACCTTGCCGTATGGCCCTACACCACCATGACAGTCACCGGCGAAGGGGGCCAGGCCATCACCGTCACCCCGCTCACGTCCTCCCTCGACGACGTCGTCTCCGCCGTGAACCTGTCCGGCGCGGGTATTGTGGCGTCGAAGGTTTCAGTGGGCGGCGGCGAATACAGGCTGCAATTTGCCTCCTCCATGACCGGCGTTGCCGGCGGGTTCACCATCGCCGATCCGGACGGTACCGCCGGGCTGACGAAGGTGCAGTCGGCCCAGGACGCGCAGATCAAGCTGTGGGCGGGAATACCTGGGGTCGAAACTACGCTCAGCTCCTCCACTGACACGTTCGCGGATGTACTCAGTGGAGTCTCGATTTCTGTCTCCGAAGTCTCAGCCACCACCACGCGGGTCACCGTTGCCCGTGACAATGCCCAGATCAGTAAGGCCGCCTCGGACCTCGTGGGTTCCGTCAACGGAGTCTTTGCCCAGATTTCCACCAAGACCGCGGTTGTCGTCAGCACTAACGCTGCGGGCGCGCCGATTACCTCCGGCGGAATATTCACCGGTGACAGCACCATCCGCCAGGTTAATGCAGCAATCCTCTCCGCGGCTTCACAGCCGGTTGACGGGAAGTCGCCGGCTGAGTTCGGGATTAGCCTGACGAAGACCGGAACGATGGAATTCGACGCCACCAAGTTCGGGGACGCCCTGGCAAAGGACCCGGCCGGAACAATGGCTGCGGTGGCAACCATAGCTGGCCGCGTTGCTGACGCCGCCAAGCAGGCCTCCGATCCCACTGCCGGCCTCCTCAGCACCAAGATCAAGGGTCAGCAGAGCGCCGCCAAGGACTTCACCGAGCAGATCGCCGACTGGGACGACCGCTTGGAGATGCGCAGGACCACGCTCCAGCGCACTTACTCCGCCCTTGAAGTCGCACTCAGCGGCATGAAGGCCCAGTCATCCTGGCTGTCCTCCCAACTCGCCGGTCTCTCAGGAAGCTCATCATCATGA
- a CDS encoding flagellin N-terminal helical domain-containing protein: protein MQINTNMAANNAYRSLSNTQTDLSKSLEKLSSCLRINRAGDDAAGLAISEGLKSQIGGLTVAARNAQDGIGAVQTAEGGLNQTHSILQRLRDLGVQAANDTNSVKSREAIGTEAASLVEELGRIADSTDFNGVKLLNGSVPSISLQVGASSDTSSQIDVKLGAASVSDVKAALVSGGNAVPSATFAIASPAALTGAYTFTTTKAGVETAITTGNLGAAASFTSVEQFASALRADDNFSSKFSVSVEKDANGAGTGIIVKSLDGGTVTPGVAAGTGVAAGVAGATVPLGLDFTSATAARASIDLIDAQITQVSTARADLGATQNRLESAVQTINVAKENLTASNSRIRDTDMAEEMVKFTRNNILSQAGTAMLAQANQSNQGVLQLLR, encoded by the coding sequence ATGCAGATCAACACCAACATGGCCGCGAACAACGCTTACCGCAGCCTCAGCAACACCCAGACCGACCTGTCCAAGTCGCTGGAGAAGCTTTCCAGCTGCCTGCGCATCAACCGCGCCGGGGACGACGCGGCCGGCCTGGCAATCTCCGAAGGCCTGAAATCCCAGATCGGTGGCCTCACGGTTGCCGCTCGCAACGCCCAGGATGGCATTGGCGCCGTCCAGACCGCTGAAGGCGGCCTGAACCAGACCCACTCCATCCTGCAGCGTCTGCGTGACCTGGGCGTCCAGGCAGCGAATGATACGAACAGCGTCAAGTCTCGCGAAGCCATCGGCACGGAAGCCGCAAGCCTTGTTGAGGAGTTGGGCAGGATTGCAGACTCAACAGACTTCAACGGTGTCAAGCTGCTCAACGGATCGGTCCCGTCGATCAGCCTTCAGGTCGGTGCAAGCTCTGACACGAGCAGCCAGATTGACGTAAAACTCGGTGCGGCAAGCGTGTCCGATGTGAAGGCAGCTCTCGTTTCGGGCGGAAACGCTGTTCCCAGCGCGACCTTCGCGATCGCGTCCCCCGCAGCTCTTACTGGCGCGTACACCTTCACCACGACCAAGGCCGGTGTCGAGACCGCGATCACGACGGGTAACCTCGGCGCCGCGGCTTCCTTCACGAGTGTGGAGCAGTTTGCCAGTGCGCTGCGCGCAGATGACAACTTCTCTTCAAAGTTCTCTGTTTCAGTTGAGAAGGATGCCAACGGAGCTGGCACGGGCATCATTGTTAAGTCGCTGGATGGTGGCACTGTGACGCCCGGTGTAGCAGCCGGTACGGGCGTTGCCGCCGGTGTTGCCGGGGCAACTGTTCCGCTCGGCCTCGACTTCACAAGCGCGACCGCGGCTCGTGCGTCGATCGACCTCATCGATGCGCAGATCACTCAGGTCTCAACGGCCCGTGCAGATCTGGGTGCCACCCAGAACCGCCTCGAGTCGGCTGTGCAGACGATCAACGTCGCCAAGGAAAACCTGACGGCTTCCAACTCCCGTATCCGCGACACGGACATGGCTGAGGAAATGGTCAAGTTCACTCGCAACAACATCCTGTCCCAGGCAGGCACTGCGATGCTGGCCCAGGCAAACCAGTCCAACCAGGGTGTTCTGCAGCTCCTGCGCTAA
- a CDS encoding flagellar protein FlgN: protein MAIHELSALLWRERELLDVLTFKLEEEQLLLTSGKSRWLPHGTKEVEQVLGHLSQASLARTIEAAVVAETWGLPTNASLAELAAAAPEGAWSEILTAHLNALTKQTALIKELRDSNEQYLRTAVRSTQESLADLRPVAAAGTYDAQGKTGETAGSRIFDKQF, encoded by the coding sequence ATGGCCATCCACGAACTTTCAGCCCTGCTGTGGCGGGAGCGTGAACTCCTGGACGTTCTCACCTTCAAGCTTGAGGAAGAGCAGCTGCTGCTCACCTCGGGCAAGTCACGCTGGCTGCCGCACGGAACCAAAGAAGTAGAACAGGTTCTGGGGCATCTCTCCCAGGCGAGCCTGGCGCGCACCATTGAAGCGGCTGTCGTCGCCGAGACCTGGGGCCTCCCCACCAATGCGTCCCTGGCGGAACTGGCCGCCGCAGCGCCGGAAGGTGCCTGGTCCGAGATCCTCACCGCGCATCTGAACGCCCTGACTAAGCAGACGGCCCTGATCAAGGAACTACGCGATTCCAACGAGCAGTACCTGCGCACCGCCGTCCGTTCCACGCAGGAGTCCCTTGCGGACCTGAGGCCAGTCGCTGCGGCCGGCACGTATGATGCGCAGGGCAAAACAGGGGAAACCGCCGGCTCCCGCATCTTTGACAAGCAGTTCTAA
- the flgK gene encoding flagellar hook-associated protein FlgK, with protein sequence MSTFGALNTAYRGLTAAQQGMNVAGQNIANAATEGYTRQRVDQSSLAAPARGLFSGGLLQAGQGVSVNAISRLGNSFLDAGVRSAGAQAGYASTRSSALQGIEGILQEPGENGISTALQGFWSAWQGASNQPDDSTAKGLVLQAGNDLATKVSSSYRALEAQWSSVRGQAEGAVQAVNAAAAQVAAYNTTIRSTLAAGGSANELIDARAKLTETISRLTGGTVREQADGTLDVHVGGNALVMSGSVRALTLSGSQTSDKLGASVQLEWADRPGAAIAVAEGEIAGALSVLAPAAKGGAIDAAAQAINKFAGDLRDAVNALHSGGRKSDGTPADNFFDPAPAGPAALGLAVLPKGAAEIAVGVAGAGNLDGSLADKISQLGAGPGSPDNVWESVVTGIGVQSRGAQQHESLSSTAEISAQTSRASQASVSLDEENVSLLTNQHAYQAAARVMTAVDEALDVLINRTGLVGR encoded by the coding sequence ATGAGCACCTTCGGCGCATTGAACACGGCCTACCGCGGGCTGACGGCAGCCCAGCAGGGCATGAACGTTGCCGGGCAGAACATCGCCAACGCGGCGACTGAGGGGTACACCCGGCAGCGCGTCGATCAGTCTTCCCTGGCGGCACCCGCGCGGGGCCTCTTCAGCGGCGGACTGTTGCAGGCCGGCCAGGGCGTGTCCGTGAACGCCATCTCACGGCTCGGCAACAGCTTCCTGGACGCCGGAGTCCGCTCGGCGGGCGCCCAGGCGGGCTACGCCAGCACCCGGTCCTCCGCGCTCCAGGGGATTGAAGGCATCCTTCAGGAACCCGGCGAAAACGGCATCTCCACCGCGCTCCAGGGCTTCTGGTCCGCCTGGCAGGGCGCATCTAACCAGCCTGACGATTCCACCGCCAAGGGTCTCGTTCTTCAGGCCGGAAATGACCTGGCCACGAAGGTCTCCTCGTCTTACCGCGCCCTCGAAGCACAGTGGAGCAGCGTCCGGGGTCAGGCCGAGGGCGCCGTCCAAGCCGTCAACGCCGCCGCCGCCCAAGTGGCCGCCTACAACACAACTATCCGTTCCACCCTCGCCGCGGGCGGATCTGCCAACGAGCTGATCGATGCCCGGGCCAAGCTCACCGAGACCATCTCCCGTCTGACGGGCGGCACGGTCCGGGAACAGGCCGACGGCACCCTGGATGTCCACGTTGGTGGCAACGCGCTGGTGATGAGCGGCTCTGTCCGGGCACTCACCTTGTCCGGAAGCCAGACTTCGGACAAACTCGGCGCCTCCGTTCAGCTCGAGTGGGCGGACAGGCCGGGCGCGGCCATAGCCGTCGCCGAGGGTGAAATCGCCGGTGCATTGTCGGTGTTGGCCCCTGCCGCCAAGGGCGGCGCCATCGACGCTGCCGCGCAGGCAATCAACAAGTTCGCCGGAGACTTGAGGGACGCCGTCAACGCCCTTCACTCCGGCGGACGGAAATCCGACGGCACTCCTGCCGACAACTTTTTCGACCCAGCACCAGCTGGCCCGGCGGCCCTCGGTCTCGCCGTCCTACCTAAGGGCGCCGCTGAGATCGCGGTCGGCGTCGCCGGTGCAGGGAACCTCGACGGCAGCCTGGCCGACAAGATCTCCCAGCTCGGCGCAGGCCCGGGGTCCCCGGACAACGTTTGGGAAAGTGTCGTCACGGGCATCGGTGTGCAGTCCCGCGGAGCCCAGCAACATGAATCGCTGAGCTCGACGGCGGAGATCTCCGCTCAAACCAGCCGCGCCTCGCAGGCATCAGTGAGCCTGGACGAGGAAAACGTCAGTCTGCTCACCAACCAGCACGCCTACCAGGCTGCGGCCCGCGTGATGACCGCCGTCGACGAAGCACTTGACGTGCTGATCAACCGCACTGGATTGGTAGGAAGGTAG